The following nucleotide sequence is from Mesobacillus jeotgali.
TGAGTCAGGAAATTAGTGAAGTAGAAGAAAACCAAAATTACCTTATCATCGCCACAAAAGAAGCAGAAGAAATAAAGGCTATGCAAAAAAATAAGAAGCAGTAGATTCCCATCCAACTGGAGGTAACTATGCAGACAGTAGATATTATTGATCGAAAAGTATCCCAATTCATAAATGAGTATAACGATGAGATTGAGATGGAAATCATTAAGTATCAAGATCATTATAAAGTAGTCGTGACGATATGCCAGGAAGCACCACCTTATAAGGATTTTATTGGGATTGGGAGCGATAAAAGGATTGCGAGGAGAGCGGCTAGGAGGGCTTTAATGAAACTATACAGCGTGGCGTATCCTAATTTATTTTAGAAATTATAAAATGGAAAGAATCTATAAACTATTAGATTGCTTTCCATTTTTTCTATAGAATTTCAAAAATAAGAATTTTGACTTATTAATAATTCAATGTAAATTAGTTACATTTATTATAAGGGGGGAGAAAAATGCCGGGGGATAAAATAATTAGATGGGGTATCCCAGGGTGGATACTGATGGCTTGGCTCTTATCTCTTTATACAGTAACACATCAGGAACAAGTTTTAGATTTTTTAAAGAATGAAGCTGTCAAATCATTAAGTATTACAGCTATATTAGGAAGTATTGGTGTTCCACTGGGTTATTTGATTCACGAACTATATTTTGCTATGTCATGGACTATAATAAAAATTGACATCAACAAGATTATTTTAAAGGTAGAAAATTTCCCTTATCTCAAAAATTGGAACTCCCTAAATGATAAAGAAAAGTATTATTACTTTGAATACATTTGGGATAAAAATATCAATAGACTTGAAGAAGGATTAAGGAAAGAAATGAAGGAAAGATATCGTGATAGATTAACATTAATACATAGTTTAGGAACTCTTTTCTTTAGTATGTTATTAACCATTGTAGCTTCTATAACTGGAATCGTATTAGAACTGGGGTTAACAATCATTACTTCCTTAGTAATGTTATTTCAAATAATTACAGTTTTGATTCTTTGGAAGAATTATAAGTATCATTCTGATCAACTTAAAGATTATCAAGGATACTTTTTAAATGACATGATAAATAATAAGTTGAATATTTGAGTAGAATGATTAATTATTGGATTTAAGAGACTTCCGTCATGGGAGTTTTTTTATTTTACAGCAATTACAGTCCGGTAAGAATCTCTCTAAAAGGGTCGGTAAATAAAATATCATTCAATTAGGTTAGCCCTTAGTATGTACTCTATTTATCACCTATTATTGAGAAAATTCTAATGGTATAATGTTATTAACTAATTTTGTAAACTTATTCCTAGGAAGGTCGATAAAAATGGATTTCCAAGGTCTTAATATTTCTTATCAGTATCGTTCTGATGTTGAAGAGATAAATGTTGTGCGAGATTTTTACATACCTGTATTAAGCTCGAGTAAAACATATAAGAGAGCAGTTGGTTATTTTACTTCTAATTCTCTTTCCTTAGCAGCTAAAGGTTTTTCTGAGTTGATTGAGAATGGGGGAAAAATCCAGCTTATCGCTTCTCCATACCTTGAAAAAGCAGATATTGAAGCTATTGAACAAGGCTATAAGCAAAGGGACGAAATGATAGAAGAGGCTTTGAACAGACAGTTAGAACATCCCGAAAATGAGATACAGAGGGAAAGATTAAATTATCTTGCATGGTTGATTGCAAATAATCAACTGGATATTAAGATTGCGGTATTAAAGAACCTCAAGCAGGGAATTTACCATGAAAAATTAGGTCTTATGGAAGATTATTTTGGAAATAAGCTTGCGTTTACCGGATCTTCAAATGAAACCATTGGGGGATTAGTTAATAACTTTGAGTCAATTGATGTCTTTTGTTCTTGGAATCCTTCTGAGAGTATGAGGGTGGAAAGAAAAGAAAGAGATTTTAATGCACTTTGGGATAATAGTACAAAAAATTTAGAGGTTATAGAGTTTCATCAGGCTCTTAAAGATAAATTGTTATCTTTTAAGAAGGATACATATTATAAGGTTGACCCCGAGGCTACCGAAAATCAAGATACCACTCTTGTTGTAAAGGAAAAAAACCAACTGGAATTTTATCCCAAAATACCAAGTCGCATAAAGGTAAGGGAATATCAGAAAGAAGCCATTATCAGCTGGTTCAGGAATGAATGTCAAGGGTTGTTAGAAATGGCTACCGGAACTGGGAAGACTATTACAGCACTATCGGCTCTTTCTAAGTTATATGAACATACTGGAAGATTAGGTATTGTAATTGTATGTCCTTATACCCATCTGGTCGACCAATGGGTTAAAGATATAAAAGCTTTTAATATGAGTCCAATAGTAGCATACCATTCGAAAACTCTATGGGAAGAAGATTTAAATTATCATATTACAGCTTTTCAATCCGGTATTATTAATCATTTTTGTTTAATAACGACTAATAAAACTTACCTGACTGATACAATGCAAGCGCTTTTAAGACGCTTATCGAAAGATATTCTTTTTGTAGCAGATGAGGCTCACCATTTAGGGGCTGAACAAAGTAGAGTGAAGTTAATTGATGAGTTCCCATACAGACTAGCTTTGTCAGCAACTCCAAATAGATGGTATGACGATGATGCTACAGAACAACTTATCAATTATTTCGGCTCAAAAGTGGTTTTTCAGTTTGGCTTAGACAAAGCAATAGGTGAATTCTTAACACAATATTACTATTATCCACATTTGGTTTACTTGGATCAAGATGAAGCAGAACTTTATCATGAAATAACGAATAAGATAGCAAAGTATAGCGTAATGAATGATGATGGACCATCGGCTAGTAAGGAACTCATTAAAAATTTATTGATAGAAAGAGCAAGGATTTTAAGTAGGGCTAGGAACAAAATCCATAAGCTAAAAGAATTAATGGTCAATAGAACTATGTCAAACTATAACTTATTTTACTGTGGAGACAGTTCTATTGATGGAGAAAGGCAAATTGATCGGGTTGTGAAGACTTTAGGAAATGAGCTTGATATGAGCGTTCATACCTTTACATCAAGAGAAGATAAACAAGAGAGACAGGAACTCTTACAAAGATTTGAAAATGGCAATTTGCAAGGTTTAGTGGCAATTAAATGTCTAGATGAAGGTGTTGACGTGCCTGCAACTCAGACAGCATACATCCTAGCAAGTAGTACCAATCCCAGAGAATTCATCCAAAGAAGAGGAAGGGTTCTGAGAAAACATCCATTAAAATCGTTCTCTTATATTCATGATTTTATTGTGGTACCTCGGCCTTTAAGTGATGTAAAAACTCTCGATGCAAAAACTTTCAATATTGAAAGAAATATGTTGAAACGTGAACTGGATCGTTTTACTGAGTTTGCTGATCTTGCTTTGAATGGACCAGAAGCACACGAAGTCTTAAATGAGATTAAAAAGAACTATAACTTACTTAGCTATTAAGGAGTGTTATCCATGCAAAATGAAAAGGAAATGTTACAAGGCATTCTTTCTAAGTTACCTGAAGAAAACCTTTTAATCCTTAGGGAAATATTGCAGTCTGAAAAAGAGCTATTGCATAGAAAAAATCTTCAGGGAACTACGATTGTTAGTGATATTGTTAATATTATAAAAGAAAGAGTGAACGATTAATGTTATTGGAGTCAATTACTTTAGAAAACTTCAGGCAGTATTTTGGACGGCAAGTTATTGAGTTTTCCCAATCCTCGTCAAGAAATGTAACTGTCATTCATGGTGAAAACGGTTCAGGGAAAACAGCCCTTTTAAACGCTTTTAACTGGTGCCTATACGAGAAACTCGACTTACCTAATCCAGAACATATTATTAATGAGTATGCATTAGAAACTGCATCTGTAGGAGGTGTGGTAACCTCAAAGGTGATCTTGAGATTTTCGGATAACGAAAAAAAATACATACTTACTCGAATGATTCACGCTAATAAAACGAATACAGGAATGTATCTTTCTGAACCTGAAACAATTTTAGAGTTTAAAAATAATGGGCAAAGTGAATCAATACAAAACCCAACTATTGAAATTAACAGAATTATTCCTGAGAACCTACGCTCTTATTTCTTTTTTGATGGAGAAAGAATTGATAACCTTTCCAAAGAGGAAGGGACGGATGACATAAAAGATGCAATCAAAACAATGATGGGTCTTGAAGTTCTTGAAAGGGCAAAAAAACATACTGAAACTGCAAGAAGAAGATTCTTAGATGAAATGAAAAAATTTGGTGACGCCGAAACAGTTCATTTAATAGATCAAGAAATGAAACTCGAAAATGAAAAGGAAAAAATACAAGAAGAATTAAAACAGCGAAATGACAATCTTAAGATTCTTGAGAAGCAAATTAAGGAAAAAGAAAATAGATTGAAACAAATTGAAGGTGCGAAATACTTACAGGAAAGAAGAGATCAAAAAAATGACGAACTTGCTCGTGTTCGTAATGATTTAAAATTCAAAAGAAAAGAAATTACAGACATAATGAGCAAAAAAGGCTATTTAGCTTTTAGCTTTTCGCCTATGCAAGAAGCTCAAAGTAAATTAGATAATTATAATGGTGGGTCTAATAAGGTAGTTACTGGATTAACTTCAAGTTTTATCAATGAACTTTTAGCTAGTGGAAACTGTATTTGCGGGGAGAAGTTAGAAAAGGGTTCTTCCCATTATGCTCACGTAGAAGAGCTACTTAATTATCTTGCTCCAATAAGCTTGGATGCTGCAATTACAAATTACAAATCAGATGTTAAGATTCTTGATTTAAGTAGAAAACAACTGTTTCAAGATTTGAAAAGGCTTAAAGAAGAAGAGAGTAATTATAAGGCTCAAGAGAGAAAACTTGATGAAGAGATACAAGAGATTAGTGCAAACTTATCGGAAAAGGATTCCGAAGAAATAGTTGAAATCGAAAATGCACGTTTAAAATTAATTACCCAGAAGAGTGAAACAGATAGGGAAATTGGTAAACTCCAATCTCAATTAGAGAAAATAGAAATGGAAATTTCTAAGATTAGAAGTGATCGTGAGAAAATAGAGAAAAGGGCTGATAAAGTCAATTTGGCTCAAAAAAGAATAGATGTATGTGAAAGTTTAGTAAAAGCAATGGAGGAGATTTATACTGTTCGTGAAAAAATCGTTAAATCTAATCTTCAGGAAAGAATAGCCAATGTATACTCTCAATTTTTACGCAAAGACTATAAAATTAACTTAAATGAGAATTATGAATTGAATGTACTAAATGCAAATAATAAAGTTGTTGGCATGTCTCAAGGTGAGCGACAAATTACAAGTCTAAGTTTTATTGGCGCTATTGTTGATATAGCACGTGAACAACATAAGAAAGAGAATAAAAATGCATTTGAAGATGGTGGAATATATCCATTGGTTATGGATTCTCCATTTGGTGCTCTTGATTCTGACCATAGGGAAAGGATTGCTAAGGGTATTCATAAATTAGCCGATCAAGTTGTTGTCATTGTCTCTACTTCTCAATGGAGAGGTGAAGTAGAAGAACAAATGAAGAACTTAATTGGAAAAGAATATAATCTACAATATAATGACCCAAGAATTAACAAGGATAAACCATATGAGTATACAGAGGTCATAGAGGTGAAAAAAGGTGTATAACAGAAGGATAAGAAGACCAAAAGAACAAGAGGATATGTATCGTGAATTAACCGATAGTAATGAATTTGGGTTTTTCTCAACTTATAAGGATGTTTTTATGGCTGCAGGCCTAATAGGTTTTATAAATCAAAAGAGAGTACCTTTTAAAGGTAGCTTAGAAGGAATACACTGGAATGTCTTTAACCAAGATACTGATGAGGCAGTAATAAACGCTGTAGCCTTAGCCGATTCTGGTGAAGTAAATGTAATAAATACTGACGAAGACACATTTGAGGAAAAAATATTGATTTTTGAAGAATATGCTGCTGCTGGAGTTGAAATTCTTCATAAAATGCTAATGGAATCCCCTAAATTAGCGCTAGACACATATTTTGCCTATTTAATGTCAATGGAAGAACATTTAACAACAAAAGAAAGGAACCTAAAGGCAATTGCTGACTTAATAGATTTTGATTAGACTGACCAGGAGGATAACTCCTGGTCTTAGTCTTTTAGGAAATCTAAAAGAGCGTTTGCAATAACTTTTGATTTACTCAGGCCCACTTTTTCTGAGTAAATTGTTTTTGACATCCTTAAATTTCCGAAAGTTGACGGTATTGCCTGTCCAGAATTAGTCGATTATAATGTCCGTATATAATTCGAAACATTTCGACATTTATTCTGGAGAAAGGAAAAGACGTCCCCCATAATGTATAACTGCGCCAACAGTTATACAGGAGACGTCCCACAAAAAAGTATATGGTTATTGTATCAGATTATCAGCTGATTGAAAACACTCTTACTGGAGTTTTTAGTTAGGGGTGCGGGGAGGATCCCTTCCCCTTGCTGTGGTAAAGACATGTTGGTTAGAGGTACAAAGAATCGAAAAGCCAAGGATCATACAGGTCAGAGTAAAACATATAACATCCGAAGAATGCAGTGCACCAATTGTCAGACCATCCATCATGAACTTCCAGATTTATTGATTCCTTATAAACGCTATGAGGCTGAATGTATCGAAGACGTTCTTACGAACCCATCCACCCACATTGTTGCTGCCGAAGATTCCACTCTTTCAAGATGGCACGGTTGGTTTCATCAATTAATGGATTATTGGATCGGCTGTTTGAACTCCATCATGATCAGGACCAACCAGGGAAAGATCCCCCAGGATGTTACGTCCAAATGTTCAGGGACCGCACTTCAAAGGATAGGACGCTTGGTAGGAGATGCCAATGGATGGCTGACAAGAATTGTCCGGCCCATCGCAAATATAAATTTATGGTTACACACCCGTTCCGCATTCATTGTCCAATAGAACCTGATTTACACTCGTGATAGACACAGAGAGGAGAATGTATCATGAGTGATCATAAGAAATCAGAAGAATTGGCAGTGCAGCGTTTTCAGCTGATATCCCCTTTATTGGCAGAGGGGCTTGACGCTGGGAAAGTAAAGGAGTTAAGAGACCAGATAGCGAAGGCTAGCGGTCTTTCTGAAAGAACCATCAGGCGATATTTGGCTCAATTTCAGGTAGATGGGTTTGGAGGACTAAAGCCGCAAGGAAGAAAAGGTGCTCAAAAGTCTGAGGCTATCCCTCCTCATTTATTGGAACAGGCAATCCTTCTGCGTAAGGAAGTGCCGAGCCGGAGCGTGGCTCAAATCATACAGATACTCGAGTGGGAAGGGTTGGCTGAACCAGGGCAGATCAAAAGGTCAACGCTCCAGGAAAAGCTCACTGAAAAAGGTTACAGCACACGGCATATGCGACTCTACTCCCAGACAGGAGTAGCTGCCAGGAGATTTCAGAAGCGACATCGCAACCAACTCTGGCAATCAGATATCAAGTATGGCCCTTACCTGCCAATTGGTCCGAATGGAATGAAGAAACAAGTATATCTTGTCGCCTTTATCGACGACGCCACCAGATTTGTGCTTCACGCAGCTTTCTACCCTACTTTGGATTCAAGGATCATTGAAGATGCCTTTCGGCAGGCCATACAAAAGTATGGTGTTCCAGAAGCTGTTTATTTTGATAATGGAAAGCAATATCGAACCAAATGGATGTCGCGTACCTGCTCAAAAATAGGCACCCGCCTTACATACACAAGGCCATACTCAGCTGAATCAAAAGGGAAAATTGAACGCTTTAACAGAGTAATAGATTCATTCATAAGTGAGGCTGTCATCGAAAAACCCAATACACTTGATCGTCTGAATGAGCTTTTCCAAGTGTGGCTGACAGAGTGTTATCAGAATAAGCCTCATTCTGCACTTGGGGAGAAAATCAGCCCGGAAACGGCATTTCGTTCAGATAAGAAAGCGATTCGGTTCATCGATCCGGATACGTTGAGTAATGCATTTCTCCATTGTGAAACGAGGAAAGTTGATAAATCAGGATGCATCAGTTTCATGGATCAAAAATATGAGGTGGGCCTGACATTCATTGGACGACAGGTTGAAGTTGTTTATGACCCTGCGAATATCGAGGAGCTAACCATTGAGTTCGAGGGTCATATTCCATGGAAAGCCAAGAAGCTGGTCATTGGGGAAAGAGCTGGGAAGCGTCCTGCATTACCTGAGCACCTGCAGGTGCAGGATGTAGAATCTTCAAGACTATTAAAGGCAGCTGAACGAAAGAACCAGGAACGTCAAACTGAACAGAAACCTGCCGTGACCTTCCGTGCCGTTTGGAAGGAGGATGATTCTCGTGTTTGAAGCCTTCTATGAAATGGATTACACACCTTTCGCCAGAGATCTTCCGACTGATCAATTGTATGATTCCTCGATGATGCAAGAAATCCTTGGAAGGCTGAAGTACACAGCTGAAAGACAGCTTTTCGCCGTTCTGAGTGGGGATAGTGGTACTGGAAAGACTACGACCATCCGTAAGTTTGTGGACAAATTGGATAAAAGGAAATTCCATATCCTTTACCTGTCTGACTCTAAGTTAACACCTCGGCATTTTTACAAAGGTCTTCTGGAACAGTTAGGCTCCGAAGCGAAGTTTTACCGGGGAGATGCAAAACGGCAGCTTCATCGTGAGATTGAATTAATGAAAGGCATACGAGGGCTACAACCTGTGGTGGTAGTGGATGAAGCCCATCTTCTGGACCGTGAAATGCTTGAAGAGGTTCGTTTCCTACTGAACTTCAAAATGGATTCGCAAAGCCCGATGGCGCTTATCCTTGTCGGTCAAAGTGAATTATGGGATCGACTTCGGCTCCAATCATACGCAGCCATACGCCAAAGAATCGATATCCAATTTCAGCTAGGACATCTCGATCGTGCCCAAGTTGAAGAATATGTTTCTAGGCACCTTCGTTATGCCGGAGTTGACCAACCAATATTCTCTGACGGGGCTCTCGATGAAATCCATCGGTTTTCTGGTGGTGCCGCAAGGCTCATAGATAAACTCTGCACGCATAGTCTACTCTATGGCTCACAAAATGGCCGAAGGATCATTGACGACCATATGATCAAGCAAGTCATCCAGGGTGAACTTTCATGAAAAGCCGTTGGAAAGAAATGAATTACAATGAAGAGTTGGATTGTTGGGTTGTATTTTGGGGGGACAATGCTGGTTATAAGATGCGATGTGGAGAATGGTTTGATCTTCATCTAGGTAATGGCAAGACTCTTTCCTGCCGTCTGGAACTGGGTAGGGATTGGTATATTTTCACTGGTCGTAACGACGTAAAGTTCTATCTTAAGAAAAACGAGACGTACCAAGTTGACTTGTAAAATCGTTGGGAAGCAGGAAAACTGCCTCCCTTTTCATTTTGGACAGGAAATCCGTCAGTTTTCGGACAATTAGTACCATCAATTTCCGGACATTGTAGAACGTCATTAACAGTAAATCTCTAATTTCTTTAAAATAGGAGATTCAATAAAGATATTTATTTGTTTTAACCTGGAGTCGGATTTTGTTTGCGATTCTTGAGTCCAGAATCCAATTATTTCTTTTAAAATCTTAATATCTTCAACTGAAAGATCGTTGTCTTCCTGTGTCTTTATTAATGCTTTTTTTTCTATATCAGCTTCACTTGAAGCTGTTTCTGCTTTTAAGTGGGCATGTTCTAAATTGATTTCATCTTGTTTTTCTAATTGACCGTACTCAAGATTAATTATGTTATCTTTATTAAGACCATTACTAACTTTTTCATCAATAGAATTTGTTTTTGTTTCTAAAACAGTATTTTGTTTGTGATCACTCAAATATTTAAGTGTTTCTAGTGTTCTAGAATCAAATCCTTTCTTTCTTAATTCTTCGATGGTTATTAATCCATTTTTAATATCTAAGCTTAACTGGTCAACAAGTTCTTTTCTTTCTTTAGTTGTCCAAACTTGAAAAAGAGGATCATATCTGTAATTCGCATTTTTTAGTGAAAGACGGAGACTTGCGGGTGTAACTTCAAATTTTTCGGCAACCTCTTTTAAAGGTTTTCCGGTATTCAAATCTTCCACAATAAGAATTAATCCTTTTTTATTACTTGAAGCTTTGATGTCCCAAACTTTTAGAGAAAAATTATATTCATATTGATATTTATCAAGCAGTTTTTCAACCATGGATACAAAACGTAATCTCTCTTTGTTTCCCCTTAAATATTTTCCTGATAAATCATATATGGTATTTCCTTTGTTTAGGTGTGATACTAAATCATGACAAAGCTGCTCTTCATCTAGAGTAGACCAAAAATTCATAAAGGAATAAAATTTATAGTTGTTAGAGAGTAATAACTCCTCTAATTTTCCATATGCAAGATTAAAATGTTTTTCAATCTTACTAGGATCTACTCCCTGGTTCAATAACTCTACATAGTAATCTAAATTACCATTCTTCTTGTTAATTGTTCTATCTTATTAGCTCTTTGTGCTTCAATATCTTCAGCTATATTTTCGCTATTAAGATTACTACTTTTAGTATGTACAGATGATTTCTCTGTTTTACGATTATCAATAAAGTCATTAACCAAATCTACAATATCCATATAGAATCTCCTTAAAGAAATTTATTGAATTTTAAAATTATCTCACTTGATAATATTATAGGGGCTATTAGCCCCTATATAAATTATAATTCACGGAAAATATTTAGGTCATCTCTGGAAATAAACGTAGACAAGGAAAACCTTACAGTTGACCTTAATTCTTCAATTGATAGACCAATTGCTTCTAAAACATGAGATGGTTTACTGGAACTGCAAGCCGATCCGGTTGATGCTGCGATAAACGGAGAGAGCGATTTTAATAGAACCTCGTTGTTGGTACCCTTAAATTGAACGCTGAT
It contains:
- a CDS encoding DNA phosphorothioation-associated protein 4; the protein is MYNRRIRRPKEQEDMYRELTDSNEFGFFSTYKDVFMAAGLIGFINQKRVPFKGSLEGIHWNVFNQDTDEAVINAVALADSGEVNVINTDEDTFEEKILIFEEYAAAGVEILHKMLMESPKLALDTYFAYLMSMEEHLTTKERNLKAIADLIDFD
- a CDS encoding DDE-type integrase/transposase/recombinase, whose amino-acid sequence is MSDHKKSEELAVQRFQLISPLLAEGLDAGKVKELRDQIAKASGLSERTIRRYLAQFQVDGFGGLKPQGRKGAQKSEAIPPHLLEQAILLRKEVPSRSVAQIIQILEWEGLAEPGQIKRSTLQEKLTEKGYSTRHMRLYSQTGVAARRFQKRHRNQLWQSDIKYGPYLPIGPNGMKKQVYLVAFIDDATRFVLHAAFYPTLDSRIIEDAFRQAIQKYGVPEAVYFDNGKQYRTKWMSRTCSKIGTRLTYTRPYSAESKGKIERFNRVIDSFISEAVIEKPNTLDRLNELFQVWLTECYQNKPHSALGEKISPETAFRSDKKAIRFIDPDTLSNAFLHCETRKVDKSGCISFMDQKYEVGLTFIGRQVEVVYDPANIEELTIEFEGHIPWKAKKLVIGERAGKRPALPEHLQVQDVESSRLLKAAERKNQERQTEQKPAVTFRAVWKEDDSRV
- a CDS encoding DUF6431 domain-containing protein produces the protein MKTLLLEFLVRGAGRIPSPCCGKDMLVRGTKNRKAKDHTGQSKTYNIRRMQCTNCQTIHHELPDLLIPYKRYEAECIEDVLTNPSTHIVAAEDSTLSRWHGWFHQLMDYWIGCLNSIMIRTNQGKIPQDVTSKCSGTALQRIGRLVGDANGWLTRIVRPIANINLWLHTRSAFIVQ
- a CDS encoding ExeA family protein, with protein sequence MFEAFYEMDYTPFARDLPTDQLYDSSMMQEILGRLKYTAERQLFAVLSGDSGTGKTTTIRKFVDKLDKRKFHILYLSDSKLTPRHFYKGLLEQLGSEAKFYRGDAKRQLHREIELMKGIRGLQPVVVVDEAHLLDREMLEEVRFLLNFKMDSQSPMALILVGQSELWDRLRLQSYAAIRQRIDIQFQLGHLDRAQVEEYVSRHLRYAGVDQPIFSDGALDEIHRFSGGAARLIDKLCTHSLLYGSQNGRRIIDDHMIKQVIQGELS
- a CDS encoding DUF5348 domain-containing protein, with translation MKSRWKEMNYNEELDCWVVFWGDNAGYKMRCGEWFDLHLGNGKTLSCRLELGRDWYIFTGRNDVKFYLKKNETYQVDL
- a CDS encoding AAA family ATPase, which gives rise to MLLESITLENFRQYFGRQVIEFSQSSSRNVTVIHGENGSGKTALLNAFNWCLYEKLDLPNPEHIINEYALETASVGGVVTSKVILRFSDNEKKYILTRMIHANKTNTGMYLSEPETILEFKNNGQSESIQNPTIEINRIIPENLRSYFFFDGERIDNLSKEEGTDDIKDAIKTMMGLEVLERAKKHTETARRRFLDEMKKFGDAETVHLIDQEMKLENEKEKIQEELKQRNDNLKILEKQIKEKENRLKQIEGAKYLQERRDQKNDELARVRNDLKFKRKEITDIMSKKGYLAFSFSPMQEAQSKLDNYNGGSNKVVTGLTSSFINELLASGNCICGEKLEKGSSHYAHVEELLNYLAPISLDAAITNYKSDVKILDLSRKQLFQDLKRLKEEESNYKAQERKLDEEIQEISANLSEKDSEEIVEIENARLKLITQKSETDREIGKLQSQLEKIEMEISKIRSDREKIEKRADKVNLAQKRIDVCESLVKAMEEIYTVREKIVKSNLQERIANVYSQFLRKDYKINLNENYELNVLNANNKVVGMSQGERQITSLSFIGAIVDIAREQHKKENKNAFEDGGIYPLVMDSPFGALDSDHRERIAKGIHKLADQVVVIVSTSQWRGEVEEQMKNLIGKEYNLQYNDPRINKDKPYEYTEVIEVKKGV
- a CDS encoding DEAD/DEAH box helicase family protein; the encoded protein is MDFQGLNISYQYRSDVEEINVVRDFYIPVLSSSKTYKRAVGYFTSNSLSLAAKGFSELIENGGKIQLIASPYLEKADIEAIEQGYKQRDEMIEEALNRQLEHPENEIQRERLNYLAWLIANNQLDIKIAVLKNLKQGIYHEKLGLMEDYFGNKLAFTGSSNETIGGLVNNFESIDVFCSWNPSESMRVERKERDFNALWDNSTKNLEVIEFHQALKDKLLSFKKDTYYKVDPEATENQDTTLVVKEKNQLEFYPKIPSRIKVREYQKEAIISWFRNECQGLLEMATGTGKTITALSALSKLYEHTGRLGIVIVCPYTHLVDQWVKDIKAFNMSPIVAYHSKTLWEEDLNYHITAFQSGIINHFCLITTNKTYLTDTMQALLRRLSKDILFVADEAHHLGAEQSRVKLIDEFPYRLALSATPNRWYDDDATEQLINYFGSKVVFQFGLDKAIGEFLTQYYYYPHLVYLDQDEAELYHEITNKIAKYSVMNDDGPSASKELIKNLLIERARILSRARNKIHKLKELMVNRTMSNYNLFYCGDSSIDGERQIDRVVKTLGNELDMSVHTFTSREDKQERQELLQRFENGNLQGLVAIKCLDEGVDVPATQTAYILASSTNPREFIQRRGRVLRKHPLKSFSYIHDFIVVPRPLSDVKTLDAKTFNIERNMLKRELDRFTEFADLALNGPEAHEVLNEIKKNYNLLSY